TGAGGCTAAGAAACAAGTTCCAACCCCTAGACAAGAAGTTGAAGCTAAGAAACAAGTTCCAACTCCTAGACAAGAAGTTGAAGCGAAGAAACAAGTTCCAACCCCTAGACAAGAAGTTGAAGCTAAAAAGCAAGTTCCAAGACCAAGAAAAGAGGTAGAGGGTAAAAAACCTCAACATAAAAATCAGAATACAAATAAGTCACATAATAAAAGTGGAAATAAGTATAGAGATCCTGATTTTGAATTTGATGGAATTATAGAAAGTGAAGGTGTATTAGAAATGATGCCTGATGGATATGGGTTTTTACGTTCATCAGATTATAATTATTTATCATCACCAGATGATATCTACGTATCTCAATCACAAATAAAACTTTTTGGATTAAAAACAGGAGATACTGTTTTAGGTAATGTACGTCCGCCAAAAGAAGGAGAAAAGTACTTTCCTTTAATTAGAGTTTCGAAAATAAATGGATTAAATCCAAATATTGTTCGTGATCGCGTGTCGTTTGAGCACTTAACGCCATTGTTTTCTGAAGAGAAATTTAATTTAGCAGAAAAGGGAAGCTCTTTATCGACAAGAATTATTGATATATTCTCTCCTATTGGTAAAGGACAGCGTGGTATGATCGTTTCACAACCGAAAACAGGTAAAACAATGTTATTAAAGGATGTTGCAAATGCTATAGCAGCAAATCATCCTGAGGTATATCAGATCGTTTTATTAATTGATGAAAGACCAGAGGAGGTTACCGATATGAAACGTAATGTTCGTGGAGAGGTAGTTGCATCTACTTTTGATGAACCAGCAGATAAGCATGTACGTGTTGCAAATATTGTTTTAGAAAAAGCAAAACGTTTAGTAGAATGTGGTCATGATGTCGTAATTTTATTAGATTCAATTACTCGTTTAGCAAGAGCTTATAATACTGTTGCGCCAGCATCAGGTAAAATATTATCAGGTGGTATTGATGCGAATGCATTACATAAGCCAAAACGTTTCTTTGGAGCAGCTCGTAATATTGAAAATGGAGGTTCGTTAACCATTATTGCAACTGCGCTTACTGAAACAGGTTCTAAAATGGATGAAGTAATCTTTGAAGAGTTTAAAGGTACTGGTAACATGGAGTTACAGTTAGATCGTAATATTTCTAACCGTAGAATTTACCCAGCGATTGATTTAATTAAATCGAGTACACGTCGTGATGATTTATTATTAGACGAGAAAACAGTACAGCGTATGTGGGTGTTACGTAAATATTTAGCAGATATGAACCCTGTTGAGGCAATGACATTTATTAATGACAGAATAAGAGTTTCTAAAAATAAC
This genomic stretch from Tenacibaculum sp. Bg11-29 harbors:
- the rho gene encoding transcription termination factor Rho, producing the protein MFEISELKTKKLTDLLAIAKTIGLAKVSQLKKLDLVYKILDAQAESSANEAKPIEEKAKRKRIAKTEETEKQPEVKIADKVKVEAKEEKTEVAEKVVEKEVETVETVEKSEDNKTEVVTEVEQQVEVKRPRPRPRKEVEAKKQVATPKKKVEAKKQVPTPRQEVEAKKQVPTPRQEVEAKKQVPTPRQEVEAKKQVPRPRKEVEGKKPQHKNQNTNKSHNKSGNKYRDPDFEFDGIIESEGVLEMMPDGYGFLRSSDYNYLSSPDDIYVSQSQIKLFGLKTGDTVLGNVRPPKEGEKYFPLIRVSKINGLNPNIVRDRVSFEHLTPLFSEEKFNLAEKGSSLSTRIIDIFSPIGKGQRGMIVSQPKTGKTMLLKDVANAIAANHPEVYQIVLLIDERPEEVTDMKRNVRGEVVASTFDEPADKHVRVANIVLEKAKRLVECGHDVVILLDSITRLARAYNTVAPASGKILSGGIDANALHKPKRFFGAARNIENGGSLTIIATALTETGSKMDEVIFEEFKGTGNMELQLDRNISNRRIYPAIDLIKSSTRRDDLLLDEKTVQRMWVLRKYLADMNPVEAMTFINDRIRVSKNNDEFLISMNG